A part of Pseudoalteromonas arctica A 37-1-2 genomic DNA contains:
- the trmJ gene encoding tRNA (cytosine(32)/uridine(32)-2'-O)-methyltransferase TrmJ — protein sequence MILDDIRIVLVNTSHSGNIGSAARAMKTMGLSKLYLVDPACEIDSQASALAAGATDVLGNAVIVGTVEEAIADCTLTIGTSARSRTLSWPMVEPRECGEKLVAEAVNGPVALVFGRENSGLTNEELQLCNYHVCIPANPEYSSLNLAMAVQTLSYETRMAFLNQQPKKVEEDDAVYPSSKQIELFYDHLEDTLFKTGFIIKQHPGLVMTKLRRLFNRAHPEDAEMNILRGILTSINKAIPK from the coding sequence ATGATCTTAGATGATATTCGCATTGTTTTAGTTAACACGTCACATTCCGGCAATATTGGTTCGGCGGCTCGCGCCATGAAAACCATGGGTTTATCAAAACTTTATTTAGTTGATCCTGCTTGCGAAATAGACAGCCAAGCAAGTGCATTAGCTGCAGGCGCAACTGATGTTTTAGGCAATGCAGTTATTGTAGGTACCGTTGAAGAAGCTATCGCTGACTGTACATTAACGATTGGCACAAGTGCGCGTTCTCGTACGCTTTCGTGGCCAATGGTTGAACCACGTGAATGTGGTGAAAAGCTCGTTGCTGAAGCCGTAAATGGTCCTGTAGCGCTAGTATTTGGTCGTGAAAACAGTGGTTTAACTAATGAAGAATTACAGCTTTGTAATTACCATGTATGTATTCCTGCTAACCCAGAGTACAGCTCGCTTAATTTAGCTATGGCCGTACAAACACTTAGCTACGAAACTCGCATGGCATTTTTAAATCAACAACCTAAAAAGGTTGAAGAAGACGATGCAGTTTACCCAAGCTCAAAGCAAATAGAGCTGTTTTATGATCACCTTGAAGACACGTTGTTTAAAACAGGTTTTATCATCAAGCAACACCCTGGTTTAGTTATGACTAAATTACGCCGTTTGTTTAACCGAGCTCACCCTGAAGATGCTGAAATGAATATTTTACGCGGTATTCTCACCTCAATTAATAAGGCTATCCCTAAGTAA
- the iscR gene encoding Fe-S cluster assembly transcriptional regulator IscR, translated as MKLTSKGRYAVTAMLDVALHTGVGPVALADISQRQEISLSYLEQLFARLRKNGLVSSVRGPGGGYLLGREASVISVGDIISAVDESVDATRCQGADTGCQSGMRCLTHNLWSDLSARIEEFLNNITLAELVEKSDVKEIASRQDNSINNAIKQLENIQVSCQL; from the coding sequence ATGAAGTTAACATCAAAAGGCAGATATGCCGTTACAGCTATGCTGGATGTTGCACTACACACAGGTGTAGGTCCTGTAGCCCTTGCTGATATTTCACAAAGACAAGAAATTTCTTTGTCTTACCTTGAACAATTATTTGCTCGTTTACGTAAAAATGGCCTAGTAAGTTCTGTTCGTGGACCTGGTGGTGGTTATTTACTAGGGCGTGAAGCGAGCGTTATCTCTGTTGGCGATATTATTAGCGCCGTAGACGAATCGGTCGATGCTACACGTTGCCAAGGTGCCGATACCGGCTGTCAGAGTGGTATGCGTTGTTTAACACATAATTTGTGGTCAGACCTAAGCGCACGCATAGAAGAATTTTTGAATAATATTACCCTTGCTGAATTGGTGGAAAAATCAGATGTGAAAGAAATAGCATCGCGCCAAGATAACAGTATTAATAATGCAATTAAGCAGTTGGAAAACATTCAAGTAAGCTGTCAACTTTAA
- a CDS encoding IscS subfamily cysteine desulfurase, translated as MKLPIYLDYAATTPVDERVAKEMMQCLTMDGKFGNPASRSHRFGWQAEEAVDQARTDIADLINADPREIVFTSGATESNNLAIKGAAQFYKKKGKHVITAKTEHKAVIDTCRELERQGFEVTYMDVEENGLLDLQKLADTMRDDTVLVSIMHVNNELGVIQDIATIGEMCRERKIMFHVDAAQSAGKVLIDVQQLKVDFMSFSAHKVYGPKGVGALYVRRKPRARLEAQMHGGGHERGMRSGTLATHQLVGMGTAFKIAKQDFEKDHAHISALRNRLIDGIMADMDEVYFNGTQDQSVPGIVNISFNFVEGESLLMAVKDIAVSSGSACTSASLEPSYVLRALGRNDELAHSSIRFSIGRFTTEEEIDYTVELMKNSIGRLREMSPLWEMHQEGIDLDSVEWAHH; from the coding sequence ATGAAGTTACCGATTTATTTAGATTACGCAGCGACCACGCCTGTTGACGAACGTGTTGCTAAAGAAATGATGCAATGCCTGACAATGGACGGTAAGTTTGGTAATCCTGCGTCACGCTCACACCGTTTTGGTTGGCAAGCAGAAGAAGCTGTTGACCAAGCACGTACAGATATTGCTGATTTAATTAATGCAGACCCACGTGAAATTGTTTTCACATCGGGTGCAACAGAATCAAATAACCTTGCTATTAAAGGTGCTGCACAGTTTTACAAGAAAAAAGGTAAGCACGTTATTACCGCTAAAACTGAGCATAAAGCAGTAATCGACACATGTCGTGAGCTTGAGCGCCAAGGTTTTGAAGTAACTTATATGGACGTTGAAGAAAACGGCCTACTTGATTTACAAAAACTTGCCGACACAATGCGTGACGACACAGTACTTGTAAGCATCATGCACGTTAATAACGAGCTAGGTGTAATTCAAGATATCGCGACTATTGGCGAAATGTGTCGCGAACGTAAAATTATGTTCCACGTAGATGCCGCGCAAAGCGCGGGTAAAGTATTAATCGACGTGCAACAGCTTAAAGTTGATTTTATGTCGTTCTCTGCACATAAAGTGTATGGCCCTAAAGGTGTTGGCGCACTTTACGTTCGTCGTAAACCACGTGCTCGTCTTGAAGCGCAAATGCACGGTGGCGGACATGAACGCGGTATGCGCTCTGGTACACTAGCTACTCACCAATTAGTGGGTATGGGTACAGCGTTTAAAATTGCTAAGCAAGATTTCGAAAAAGATCACGCACACATCAGCGCCTTACGTAATCGTTTAATCGACGGCATTATGGCTGATATGGACGAAGTATACTTTAACGGCACGCAAGACCAATCAGTACCTGGCATTGTAAACATCAGCTTTAACTTTGTTGAAGGTGAGTCGTTACTTATGGCAGTAAAAGACATTGCAGTATCGTCAGGTTCAGCCTGTACATCTGCAAGCTTAGAGCCTTCTTATGTATTACGTGCACTTGGCCGTAACGACGAATTAGCACATAGCTCAATTCGTTTTAGTATTGGTCGCTTTACTACCGAAGAAGAGATTGATTACACCGTCGAATTAATGAAAAACTCTATCGGTCGCCTACGTGAGATGTCTCCACTTTGGGAGATGCATCAAGAAGGTATTGATTTAGATTCAGTTGAATGGGCTCACCACTAA
- a CDS encoding DUF2798 domain-containing protein — translation MKHRFIFAILMSFVLTFFMSAWVTYINMGLINSFINYWMSAWFLAWPAAGVISFVSAPRIHRLAHEISDKF, via the coding sequence ATGAAGCATCGCTTTATTTTCGCAATATTAATGTCTTTTGTACTTACTTTTTTTATGTCAGCTTGGGTTACTTATATCAACATGGGTTTGATAAATAGCTTTATCAACTATTGGATGTCCGCGTGGTTTCTAGCGTGGCCAGCTGCTGGAGTTATATCATTTGTCTCAGCACCTAGAATTCATAGGTTAGCTCATGAAATATCAGATAAATTTTAA
- the iscU gene encoding Fe-S cluster assembly scaffold IscU: MAYSDKVIDHVENPRNVGTLDKNDPSVATGMVGAPACGDVMKLQIKVSAEGVIEDAKFKTYGCGSAIASSSLVTEWVKGKTLDEAATIKNTDISAELELPPVKIHCSILAEDAIQAAIADYKSKQAK, encoded by the coding sequence ATGGCTTATAGTGATAAAGTAATCGACCACGTAGAAAACCCACGTAACGTAGGTACTCTAGATAAGAATGATCCGTCAGTGGCAACGGGTATGGTAGGCGCACCAGCATGTGGTGACGTAATGAAATTGCAAATTAAAGTATCTGCCGAAGGCGTTATTGAAGATGCAAAATTCAAAACCTACGGTTGTGGTAGCGCAATTGCTTCATCTTCACTTGTAACAGAGTGGGTTAAAGGCAAAACGCTAGACGAAGCAGCGACAATTAAAAACACTGATATCAGTGCAGAGCTTGAATTACCACCAGTGAAAATTCACTGTTCAATTTTAGCCGAAGACGCAATTCAAGCAGCAATTGCAGACTACAAAAGCAAACAAGCGAAGTAA
- a CDS encoding LysR family transcriptional regulator, with the protein MLDNLKIFITVAELKSLTRGAESLGMTIATVSRRLHELEKKLGCELCHRSNKGLTLTNAGQVYYEETASFIHELDIRLLNLDNALNSLSGELKVMVPTNIGSGPLNEFWRNFTVNNPDILLNITLGDPDDDVISNQIDIAIRSGPQENSSLVQKKIGSISSVLVISPSYKKLLPKTVSQLKSCPSIAANLFKDWALTNDEEKYIYPKKHNHISNDMSITLNLVKAGSGIALLPMSMVYNEIENGEVERVLPLWSGEPREISLLWPKKRALSKRAIKFRDELIAFLEKQKWFNVNF; encoded by the coding sequence ATGCTTGATAACCTTAAAATTTTTATAACTGTTGCCGAGTTGAAAAGTTTAACGCGTGGAGCAGAGAGCCTTGGGATGACTATTGCCACGGTTTCAAGGCGTTTACACGAGCTAGAGAAAAAACTAGGGTGCGAGTTATGTCATCGTTCTAATAAAGGACTAACTCTTACTAATGCGGGGCAAGTTTATTATGAGGAAACCGCCAGCTTTATACATGAGCTGGATATACGACTTTTAAATTTAGATAATGCCCTCAATAGTTTGAGTGGTGAACTTAAGGTAATGGTTCCTACAAATATCGGTAGCGGGCCCCTTAATGAGTTCTGGCGAAATTTCACTGTTAATAACCCTGATATTTTGCTCAATATTACATTAGGTGACCCAGATGACGATGTAATCTCTAACCAGATTGATATTGCTATTCGCTCAGGCCCTCAAGAAAATTCATCTCTAGTACAAAAAAAAATCGGCTCGATTAGTTCTGTATTAGTGATATCGCCAAGTTATAAAAAACTTCTACCTAAAACGGTATCTCAATTAAAATCCTGTCCGAGTATTGCTGCTAATTTATTCAAAGACTGGGCTTTAACAAATGACGAAGAAAAGTATATTTACCCCAAAAAGCATAATCATATAAGTAACGATATGAGCATTACTTTAAACTTGGTCAAGGCTGGATCAGGAATAGCTCTTCTGCCGATGAGTATGGTTTACAATGAAATTGAAAATGGTGAAGTAGAGCGGGTATTGCCCTTATGGAGTGGCGAACCACGCGAAATATCACTTCTGTGGCCAAAAAAAAGAGCGTTATCAAAACGAGCAATAAAATTTCGAGATGAGTTAATTGCATTTCTGGAAAAACAAAAATGGTTTAATGTGAATTTTTAG
- the iscA gene encoding iron-sulfur cluster assembly protein IscA: MAVTLTDAAANRVQSFLANRGKGLGLRVGIKTTGCSGLAYVLEFVDDLNEDDETFAAKGVTLIVDAKSLVYIDGTELDYTKEGLNEGFKFRNPNQADECGCGESFTV, translated from the coding sequence ATGGCAGTGACATTGACAGATGCGGCAGCAAACCGCGTACAATCATTTTTAGCAAACCGCGGTAAAGGTTTAGGCCTGCGCGTTGGCATTAAAACGACGGGCTGTTCAGGTCTTGCTTATGTACTTGAGTTTGTTGACGATTTAAACGAAGACGATGAAACTTTTGCGGCTAAAGGTGTCACATTAATTGTTGACGCTAAAAGCTTAGTTTACATCGATGGCACAGAGCTCGACTACACTAAAGAAGGCTTAAATGAAGGGTTTAAATTTAGAAACCCGAATCAAGCAGATGAGTGTGGTTGTGGCGAAAGCTTTACCGTTTAA